In Campylobacterota bacterium, the sequence CCGGTAAAAAACAGGCTAACGCCTATACGGTACGTGCAACCATCGGTATGGAATCGACACTGTTCGGTGTTGATGGCCTTACTGTAAAAATTGACGGAACGACTGTGCAAGAAATCGGAGGAAACAATTTCAATAGCTCCGCGAACGGCTTGAGCGGGTACGAACTGGTCAAAGATCCTGAACAGAGCCGTTTCTCACAGCTTTATCTTCAATACAAAATGGGAAATACAACGGCCAAAGCGGGTAAACAGATCGTCAACCTCGACAACCAGCGTTTTGTCGGTTCGGTCGACTGGCGACAGATGATGCAGAGCTTCGAAGCGGCGGTTCTCAGCAATACCTCGATCCCGGGATTGACATTGATCGGCGGATATGTATGGGGAGTTGATGGAATCGGAAACACTCCGACAGCCGAAACGGATTCGGTACTGTTCAATGGTTCGTATAAGGTCAACGATACGCTCAAAATTACTGCCTATGACTACATGATTTCATCGACGCATGATACCGTCGGTGCAGCGCTCACCGGTGTCATTCCGGCTGCAGGAGCAAAAGTTGATTATCGTGCAGAATATGCTGTTCAGGGGGATGCGTCACGCGATACCGATGGCGGTACAGTCAACGCGCAGGCTGATGCGTATTATTACAATCTTGAAGCGACTGCCACCATGAACGGAGTGATCGCAGGTGTAGGGTATGAATTCCTGAGCGGAACAAGCGGTTCAGATGGTAAAAGTGCCTTCAGCACCCCTTTGGCAACACTCCATAAATTCAACGGATGGGCGGACATATTCCTTACAACCCCTACCGGCGGATTGGTCGATACCAGCTTAACTCTGGGATATGGTGCGGCAGGGCTTGGAAAAGCGATGGTCGTGTATCACGATTTTGAAACCGATGTTGCCATGAGTGGAAAAAGCGATCTTGGAAGCGAATGGGACATGATGTATACCAATGCGATCCCCGGTATCAAAGGGCTTAACGGGCTTATCAAAGCGGCTTATTTTAATGGTGGAGACGTTGCCGGCAAAACAGCTGATGTCCGCAAAGTCTGGCTTCAACTCGACTACAAATTCTAATCTTCTTTCCCCCTCTGTCGGGGGCAAAGACTCAAGCAGTAGTAAGAAGTTTGACCTTTTCTATCTCTACTGCTTGACTCTTTGTACCGATGCAAAAAAGTTTTTGCACATCTCGATGATTTTATTCTGCCGCTCTTTCCCCACCGGTTCGCTTTGACGGATAGCATGAACCCGATCGATCAAATCATGAATCCCCTCAGGGATAACCGACGTCAAAAATTTCCGCAATGCCGAGCTCACCGCCGGAGCACGTCCGGCCGTGTTGATCCCCACACACAAATCCCCCTCGACGATCAACGCCGGAAAGATAAAACTGCACAATGCCGGTGAATCGACGCAGTTGATCGGAATTTTTTTCTCGATGCAATAACGGTAAATTCTTTCTTGTTCCCCCAAATCATCCAGTGCCCCGATCACCATGTACCGTCCCTCGCAATCGCCGATCTCGTAGGGGCGTTCGATGATCGTGAGGGGATAACCGAGAATACGTATCTCCTCATGAACCTCTGGAGCGATAACGGTTAGCTTGGGGGCAAACTTCGCCAACTGCTCAATTTTACGTAAAGCGACTTCCCCCGCTCCGATCACCAAACAATCCTGATCTTTGAGATCGACGAACATCGGAAACAGTGCCATTCCAAATCCTTTGCAATTAACTGATTAAAAATTAACCAAAAATTTGTTTTTCTTATCGCCATTTTACACTAAACTTTTTAAAGATAAAAAAGTCTGAATAAAAGACGGCAAGGAAATCATTATGCACGGAAAACTCTTTTTAATCGGTTGCGGTCCCGGTGATGCCGATCTGCTCACCTGTAAAGCACTCAAAACCATCCAAAAACTCGACGTTGCCCTCATCGATCATCTCCTCACCCAAGAGATCATCGATCTGATCCCTGAACGTACCAAAGTGGTGTTCGTCGGCAAAGAGAAAGGAAAGCACAGCTTCCCCCAAAGCGAGATCAATGCGATGATCACCGAATATGCCCATCAGGGATACACCGTCGGACGGCTCAAATGCGGTGACCCCTATATCTTCGGGCGGGGAACCGAAGAGGCCATCTACGCCTCGCAAAACGGCATCGAAACCGAAGTGATCCCGGGTATCTCCTCGGCACTCTCAGGTCCAATGTCTGCGGGTATCGCCCCGACCGCACGGGGTGTCAGTACGGGGGTTTCGGTCGTATCGGCGCACCTCTCCGGCGATCTTATAACCGCTGCCAAAGGGGCTCCGAAACCGGCCATTTTGGTGTTCGGCAACGTTGTCCATCTTGCACAGCTCCTCCCCTCCTACCGCTATGAATCCAAGGAGGAACGTTATGACATCGTTACAGCAAGCTAGCGCCGCGCGCAGTGCGAAAAAACACAAGACCGAAGTAATCAAAGAGACTTTTAGCGCTCAGGAAGCCTGGAATCGCCTTTTAGGGTATGCGAAAAGCGGCTATGCATCGATCACCGACGAAGATAAAGATTTTGTTCTCAAAAGCTTCGGTGTCTTCGACCGCCCCGCTACCCCTGAGAGGTTCATGATCCGTGTACGGATTGCGGGAGGTGCCCTCAATATCGCACAGGCGATGGCGATCGCCTACGTCGCCAAAACATTCGGAAACGATTACATCGATCTCACTACCCGCCAGCAGATCGAACTGCGCTACATGAAGATCGAAGATATCCCCGAAGCGCTTGGGCTTTTAGAAGGGGTCGGTTTGACCAGTTACCAAACAGGGGTGGATAATTTCCGAAATATCCTGATCGATCCTCTCGACGGACTCGCCGCAGACAATCTGATATCCTGCCGTCCGATGATGGAGGAGATCCAATCGATTTTTTTGAAAAATCCCGAATGGATCACCACCCTGCCTCGAAAATTCAACATCGGAATCAACGGATCACTCAGCAATCGTTGCAATATCTTTGGACAGGACTTTGCCCTTTCTTTGGCTGAAAAGGGGGGAGTTTACGGATTTAACCTCTATCTTGGGGGACGTGTCGGATGTTTGGCCCAAGATGCCGATATGTTCGTCCTCCCAACCGAAGCGGCGGAGGTATTCGAAGCGGTGGCGATCCTCTTTAAAACCTACGGATTTCGGGATAACCGCAATAAAAACCGTCTCAAATTTCTCATCGATGCGGTCGGGATGGGGGAGTTTAGAGCCGCTATCGAAGAACAATTGGGACGTTCCTTCCCCTCTTCGGGAATCGGTTTAGCCGATAAAGAGGGGGGAGACCATTATGGGAGCGTCACTCTCAACTACGGGCGAAAGGCCCTTTACGTACCCGTACCCTCGGGGGTATTTAGCGGCACCGATCTGTTTGAAGCCGCCCGTATCGCCGAAAGCCAAAACGGAGCCATCCGCCTCACAATCGAGCAAAACCTCATCCTTACGGGGATAAGAGACGAAACCGGTGCCCTCGCTTCCCCCCTCTTTATCAAATTTCCCAATCGCCCCTCACCCTATATGGCGAACCTCATCGCCTGTGCCGGAAGCGAACATTGCCCCTTTGGGGTCATCCCCGGCAAACCCGATGCTATCCGTATGGGAGAGTACCTTAGTCGTGAAGTGCCGATCGAAAATGCCAAAGTCCGTTTTTACTGGTCGGCATGCATCAAAGGGTGCGGTGTTCACGGTGCCGGAGATCTCGGATTTGTCGGATGCAAAGTGGCACGTGAGGGGAAAACCGCGCTGGGGGTCGATCTCTTTCTCGGCGGGAGTCTGACGTCCGATGAAGGTGAAGCCGAGCTGTTTCTCAAAGGGCTCCTTTTGGATGAAGCTCCCGCCTATATCGCCGAATGGATGAAACTTTACCGTGATCTTCGTATCGGTGATGAGAGTTTGGAACACTTTATCAGACGGCTTCGTCATCACTACGAGATCGGTGAAATCGCCGATCTCGTGCGCCATAACTACGCAATCACCCATGAGGGGACAAACGGCTATCTGAGCTTGGATCGGATACGCTAATGAGCGATTCAATCTCTACGGGATGCCCGTTTTGCGGAACGGGATGCGGCTTAAGCGTCGATTTCAGCGACAAAGGGATCAAAGTCAAAGGTGATCCTTCCAACCCCTCCACTCACGGCGATCTGTGTTTCAAACCGATTCAGATGGCCAAGGGGCTCGATGCCGGCCGCCTCACGACACCTCTATACCGCAGTGATAAATCCCAACCGTTTCAACCGATCGGATGGGATGAAGCGGTAGCGATTTTAGCCGATCAGATTAAATCCATTCCCCCAGAAGCCCTCTATTTTTACCTCTCGGGACAGCTTCTTAGCGAAGAGAGCTATCTCTTTACCAAACTGATCAAAGGGTATTTAGGAACCAACAACGTCGATGCGAACTCACGGCTCTGTATGGCGAGTGCCGTCGTCGCCCACAAGATGGCATTCGGAAGCGACGGAGCGGTGGGAAATTACGCCGATATCGACGATGCCGACGTCATCCTCATCAGCGGCTCCAACCCTGCGTGGGCACACCCGATCCTCTATCGCCGTATCCTGGCACGTAAAAAATCACATCCGCAAACCCGAATCATCGTGATCGATCCGATCCGTACCGAAACCGCCGAAAAAGCCGATCTGTGGCTGGGGCTTCGCGGCGGGAGCGACACGATGCTCTACAACGCCTTATTATCCGAGATTCATAGACGAGGCGGGTGCGATAACGATTTCATTGCCCGCTCCTGCGAAGGGTTTGAAAAAACACTTCATTCCGCACAAACCATCCCCTTTTCCCAAGCAATCGAATCGTGCGGATTATCTATCCAAGACGCACATACTCTCGTGGATTTGTTTTGTTCGGATAAAAAAATCGTGGGGCTTTGGTGTCAGGGGTTAAACCAGGCGGTAGACGGTGTGATGCGCAACCTCGGATTCATCAACCTCTTTTTGGCTACGGGGAGGATCAATAAGGGCAAAGGGCTACCCTTCTCGCTCACCGGTCAACCCAACGCGATGGGGGGGCGTGAAGTGGGCTACCTCTCCAACGGTCTCCCCGGCTACCGCGATGTCCGCAACGCCGAGGATCGCCGATCGTGTGAACACCATTGGAATCTCCCCGCTGAAGCGATCTCATCCGAGGTAGGTCTCACCATCACCGACGCGATCGATTCGATACTGCGTCAAGAGATACGATTGTTGTGGGTGGCCTGTACCAATCCCCTCATCACCCTCCCCGATGTTTCCAAAACCCGCTCCGCCCTTGTGGAAAACGACCTTTTTTTAGTCGTCCAAGATTGTGTACTGAGCGAAACGGCCGCTCTTGCGAACCTCGTCCTCCCCAGTGCCGCGTGGGGTGAAAAAGAGGGGAGCATGACCAACTCCGAACGCTTTATAAAACGGGTCAGAGCCTTTAAACCTGCTCCGAACGGTGCCAAAAGCGATTCGGATATCGTCTGTTCGGTCGCACGAGCACTCGGATTTTCAGGCTTTGATTTTACCGATACGGCAGAGATTTACGATGAATACAAACGATTGACCCAAGGGCGGTTATGCGACCAAAGCACACAGGAGTATGAGAGCCTCTCGTATCAGTGGGGAGGGGAACGGCTGTATGGGGAGGAAGTGTTTGCTACCGTGTCTAAAAAGGCGAAGTTTAACCCGATCGTCTCTCGCTCAACGGAACTCCAAGAGGGAGAGTTCATCCTCCTCACCGGGCGGACGAAAAAACAGTGGCATACGATGACCCGTACAGGTCATATAAACGAATTATTCCAGGGTGAAGAAGAAGCTTTCGTTCTTATGAATCCCGAAGAAGCCGCCATTCTGGGTTTGGATGAAGGAGATTATGCCCATTTGCAAAACGAATTGGGAGAGCTCAGTCTCAAGGTGCGTTTTGGAATCCTGGCGAGAAAACATCTATTTGCACCGTTCGGCTACACCGAATCACCGATCAATCGTCTGGTTCCGGTTACCAATGATCCTCTGTCGTTCCAAAGTGCTCTGAAGTCGGCAAAAGTATCCGTGTCGAAATCAACTATATTATAATCTTTGGAAGGCTATGGATTGATTCAAGAAGAATAAAGAAGAAATGTCCGGGGAACCCCCGGAACAAGCGATAAGGATTACCCTTTGACTTTCGCTTCGATCGTCGCAACGATGCTAGGATCTTCGAGCGTCGAGATATCCTGCGTGATCGCTTCGCCTTTGGCGATGGAGCGCAGGATACGGCGCATGATTTTGCCCGAACGGGTTTTCGGCAGGCCCGGAACGAAAACGATATCGTCGCACACCGCGATGTTACCGATCTCTTTCATAATCACTTTATTGATCTCTTTGACCATTTCCATCTCTTCGCCGATGGTGTCTTCGCTTTTGAGGACGATGTAGGCGAAGATCCCTTCCCCTTTGATGTCGTGCGGTTTGCCGACGACGGCGACTTCGGCGACGTTGGGGTGTTTTTTACACGCCGCTTCGACTTCGGCCGTTCCCATACGGTGGCCCGAAACGTTGATAACGTCGTCTGTACGGCCCGTGATCGTGATGTAGCCGTCCGCATCGTAGATCGCGCCGTCACCCGTAAAGTAAACCGCTTTGCCCTCTTTTTTGACGTCGCCGAAATACGATTTGACGAAACGCTCCGGGTCTCCCCAGATGTTGCGGATCATTGACGGCCAAGGACGTGTTACGCACATGTAGCCGCTTTCGCCAACGCCCACTTTTGCACCCGTTTGCGGATCAAGAATTTCTCCCATGATCCCCGGCAACGGCAGCGTGGCGCACGCCGGTTTGATCGGTGTCGCACCCGGGAGCGGAGAAACGATGTGCCCGCCCGTTTCGGTCTGCCAGTAGGTATCGACGATGGCGCATTTGCCGCCGCCGACCGCTTCGTAGTACCATTTCCATGCCGGCGGGTCGATCGGTTCGCCGACGGTTCCGAGGACTTTCAGGCTGGAGAGGTCGTATTTCGAAGGCTCGTCTTCACCCGTTTTGTGCAATACGCGGATTGCGGTCGGCGCGGTGTAGAACTGGTTGATTTTGTATTCTTCGACCATTTTCCACGGACGTCCGGCATCCGGATAGGTCGGAACCCCTTCGAACATCACGGTCGTCGCACCCATCGCCAGCGGTCCGTACACGATGTAGGTGTGACCGGTGATCCAG encodes:
- a CDS encoding bifunctional precorrin-2 dehydrogenase/sirohydrochlorin ferrochelatase, coding for MALFPMFVDLKDQDCLVIGAGEVALRKIEQLAKFAPKLTVIAPEVHEEIRILGYPLTIIERPYEIGDCEGRYMVIGALDDLGEQERIYRYCIEKKIPINCVDSPALCSFIFPALIVEGDLCVGINTAGRAPAVSSALRKFLTSVIPEGIHDLIDRVHAIRQSEPVGKERQNKIIEMCKNFFASVQRVKQ
- a CDS encoding SAM-dependent methyltransferase gives rise to the protein MHGKLFLIGCGPGDADLLTCKALKTIQKLDVALIDHLLTQEIIDLIPERTKVVFVGKEKGKHSFPQSEINAMITEYAHQGYTVGRLKCGDPYIFGRGTEEAIYASQNGIETEVIPGISSALSGPMSAGIAPTARGVSTGVSVVSAHLSGDLITAAKGAPKPAILVFGNVVHLAQLLPSYRYESKEERYDIVTAS
- a CDS encoding ferredoxin--nitrite reductase, which produces MTSLQQASAARSAKKHKTEVIKETFSAQEAWNRLLGYAKSGYASITDEDKDFVLKSFGVFDRPATPERFMIRVRIAGGALNIAQAMAIAYVAKTFGNDYIDLTTRQQIELRYMKIEDIPEALGLLEGVGLTSYQTGVDNFRNILIDPLDGLAADNLISCRPMMEEIQSIFLKNPEWITTLPRKFNIGINGSLSNRCNIFGQDFALSLAEKGGVYGFNLYLGGRVGCLAQDADMFVLPTEAAEVFEAVAILFKTYGFRDNRNKNRLKFLIDAVGMGEFRAAIEEQLGRSFPSSGIGLADKEGGDHYGSVTLNYGRKALYVPVPSGVFSGTDLFEAARIAESQNGAIRLTIEQNLILTGIRDETGALASPLFIKFPNRPSPYMANLIACAGSEHCPFGVIPGKPDAIRMGEYLSREVPIENAKVRFYWSACIKGCGVHGAGDLGFVGCKVAREGKTALGVDLFLGGSLTSDEGEAELFLKGLLLDEAPAYIAEWMKLYRDLRIGDESLEHFIRRLRHHYEIGEIADLVRHNYAITHEGTNGYLSLDRIR
- a CDS encoding molybdopterin-dependent oxidoreductase is translated as MSDSISTGCPFCGTGCGLSVDFSDKGIKVKGDPSNPSTHGDLCFKPIQMAKGLDAGRLTTPLYRSDKSQPFQPIGWDEAVAILADQIKSIPPEALYFYLSGQLLSEESYLFTKLIKGYLGTNNVDANSRLCMASAVVAHKMAFGSDGAVGNYADIDDADVILISGSNPAWAHPILYRRILARKKSHPQTRIIVIDPIRTETAEKADLWLGLRGGSDTMLYNALLSEIHRRGGCDNDFIARSCEGFEKTLHSAQTIPFSQAIESCGLSIQDAHTLVDLFCSDKKIVGLWCQGLNQAVDGVMRNLGFINLFLATGRINKGKGLPFSLTGQPNAMGGREVGYLSNGLPGYRDVRNAEDRRSCEHHWNLPAEAISSEVGLTITDAIDSILRQEIRLLWVACTNPLITLPDVSKTRSALVENDLFLVVQDCVLSETAALANLVLPSAAWGEKEGSMTNSERFIKRVRAFKPAPNGAKSDSDIVCSVARALGFSGFDFTDTAEIYDEYKRLTQGRLCDQSTQEYESLSYQWGGERLYGEEVFATVSKKAKFNPIVSRSTELQEGEFILLTGRTKKQWHTMTRTGHINELFQGEEEAFVLMNPEEAAILGLDEGDYAHLQNELGELSLKVRFGILARKHLFAPFGYTESPINRLVPVTNDPLSFQSALKSAKVSVSKSTIL
- the acs gene encoding acetate--CoA ligase; protein product: MSDTVKPIFHPNREFAKNARIKNMCEYKELQDWANEDYEGYWGHFANEKIDWFQPYTQVLDESNAPFYKWFVGGKLNVAHQCIDRHLSTRKNKAAIIFEGDRGDKQIITYLELYYNVNRFANLLKNEFHVKKGDRVIIYMPMIPEAAYAMLACARIGAIHSIVFGGFSAEALKDRIEDAEAKLVITADGAYRKDKPYMLKPVVDQAITENSPVEKVLVIERNNEDINWVAGRDYSYNELIKNQAPECPAEIMDAEDPLFLLYTSGSTGKPKGVQHNQAGYILWAQMTMEWVFDVKENDTYWCTADVGWITGHTYIVYGPLAMGATTVMFEGVPTYPDAGRPWKMVEEYKINQFYTAPTAIRVLHKTGEDEPSKYDLSSLKVLGTVGEPIDPPAWKWYYEAVGGGKCAIVDTYWQTETGGHIVSPLPGATPIKPACATLPLPGIMGEILDPQTGAKVGVGESGYMCVTRPWPSMIRNIWGDPERFVKSYFGDVKKEGKAVYFTGDGAIYDADGYITITGRTDDVINVSGHRMGTAEVEAACKKHPNVAEVAVVGKPHDIKGEGIFAYIVLKSEDTIGEEMEMVKEINKVIMKEIGNIAVCDDIVFVPGLPKTRSGKIMRRILRSIAKGEAITQDISTLEDPSIVATIEAKVKG